From Desulfobulbaceae bacterium:
TAAGGAAGGTGGGCAGTTGAGTCAGTTGAGAGAGCCCTAAGGCACACTGAAAGTCGGTGATCCGATAATTGTAGCCTAGTTCGGTCATCTCATACTGCCAGGTGTTGATCGCCTCTCGCTGGCGGTGATCGGTGCTGATGCCGTGGTTGCGAAATCTCCGCATCGCCTCGGCCAGGATTGGGCTGTCAGTGACTACCATGCCGCCTTCGCCGGTGGTGATGTGTTTGACTGGATGGAAGCTGAAGATGGTGCAATCGGCAAGCGTTCCGACTTTTTTACCGATGTGTTCGGCCCCTAGTGAGTGACAGGCGTCTGCCACCAGCCAGAGGTTGTGTTGCTTGGCAATGGCACTGAGCGCTGGATAGTTGCATGGTTGTCCCGCATAATCAACTGCCACAATGGCCTTGGTCTGTTTGGTTATGAGGGCGGTCACGGATTCCGGGTCAATTAACAAAGTGTCCGCTTCAACATCGGCAAACACCGGGGCGCCGCCTTGGTAAATTACGGCATTGGCGGTGGCGGCAAAGGTGATCGCGGGGACGATTACTTCATCTCCCGGACCAATGCCGATCGCGGCCATGGCTGTGTGCAGGGCTGCGGTGCCGCTGGACACGGCCACTCCGTGAGCTGCGCCACAAAAACTTGCTACGGCATCTTCAAAATCTCCGACGCGAGGACCGGTGGTTAGCCAGGATGAGCGTAGGGTTGCGACAACGGCTTCGATGTCGACCTCGCTGATGACCTGACGTCCATAGGGGAGGAAGTCGAGGCGCTGGGTGTTGTTTGGGGATTGAGTCATGGGGGGCGCGCCGTCTAACCGTTAGCTGCCAAACGCTTTTTTTCGATCTTGGCGGCGGGGCCGTAGACGATTGCGCGCAGCTCATCCACACTCATCCACTCCTCGTTCAGGTCGCTGGTGTAGATAAACCCTTCCGGCATCTTGACGGCCTCAATATAGTTCTTGCGATCCCACCATGGGTAGTTGGGCAGGAGCACGTACATACCTTTGTACTGTATCGCATTGCGGCCTTCGTCCTCGCCGGTAAGGGCTTCGTGCAGTTTTTCACCAGGACGGATGCCGATCTGGTCGATGGCGCACTCAGGGGCAATAGCACTAGCTAGATCCATGATCCGCATGCTGGGGATCTGCGGTACGAAGATCTCTCCTCCCTCCATGTACTTGAATCCCTTCAGCACCAACTCCACGGCCTGGTCCAGAGTGATCCAGAAGCGGGTCATGCGCGGGTCGGTGACCGTAATCCGGCCACTCTCTTTTTGTTTAAGAAAGACCGGGATGACACTGCCCCGGCTGCCGATGACATTGCCGTAGCGGACGCAGGCGAAGCGGGTGCGTCCTTCGCCTGCGTAGGAGTTGCCTTGGGTGAATAGCTTGTCCGAGCAGAGCTTGGTGGCGCCATAGAGGTTAACCGGGTTGACTGCCTTGTCTGTGGATAGGGCGATAACCTTTTTGACGCGCGCGTCGATGGCGGCGTTGATGACGTTTTGCGCTCCGTGGACATTGGTTTTCACTGCCTCGAAGGGGTTGTACTCGCAGGCAGGGACCTGTTTCAAAGCGGCGGCGTGCACTGCTATGTCTACCCCTTCCATGGCGCGGCGCAGGCGGTCAGCGTCCCGGACGTCGCCAATCAGAAAACGCAGGCGTTGGTCGTCGTTGAATTCCATGCGCATATCATGTTGTTTTAACTCGTCACGGCTGTAGATGCGGATGGCTTTGGGATTGTAGTGGTCCAGCATCATCCGACAGAAATGCTTGCCAAACGACCCGGTTCCGCCAGTGATCAGAATGGTCTGTTGTGACCAGTCGATATCGTCTTTCGATAGCGTTCCTGCCTGAAGGCTCAGCTTGGCTGCGGCCAGGGACAAGCCTTCGCCATATA
This genomic window contains:
- the pseB gene encoding UDP-N-acetylglucosamine 4,6-dehydratase (inverting), translating into MRIKDISEQLNVPVSTIRHWQREFAELITPQRTNGGQRRYSEDDLAQFARIKSLVYGEGLSLAAAKLSLQAGTLSKDDIDWSQQTILITGGTGSFGKHFCRMMLDHYNPKAIRIYSRDELKQHDMRMEFNDDQRLRFLIGDVRDADRLRRAMEGVDIAVHAAALKQVPACEYNPFEAVKTNVHGAQNVINAAIDARVKKVIALSTDKAVNPVNLYGATKLCSDKLFTQGNSYAGEGRTRFACVRYGNVIGSRGSVIPVFLKQKESGRITVTDPRMTRFWITLDQAVELVLKGFKYMEGGEIFVPQIPSMRIMDLASAIAPECAIDQIGIRPGEKLHEALTGEDEGRNAIQYKGMYVLLPNYPWWDRKNYIEAVKMPEGFIYTSDLNEEWMSVDELRAIVYGPAAKIEKKRLAANG
- the pseC gene encoding UDP-4-amino-4,6-dideoxy-N-acetyl-beta-L-altrosamine transaminase; the protein is MTQSPNNTQRLDFLPYGRQVISEVDIEAVVATLRSSWLTTGPRVGDFEDAVASFCGAAHGVAVSSGTAALHTAMAAIGIGPGDEVIVPAITFAATANAVIYQGGAPVFADVEADTLLIDPESVTALITKQTKAIVAVDYAGQPCNYPALSAIAKQHNLWLVADACHSLGAEHIGKKVGTLADCTIFSFHPVKHITTGEGGMVVTDSPILAEAMRRFRNHGISTDHRQREAINTWQYEMTELGYNYRITDFQCALGLSQLTQLPTFLTRRRHIACQYNAAFTGSRSIHPLAVRPNAASAWHLYVVRLTGGIDREAAFLQLRERSIGVNVHYLPVYLHPFYQNRFGTGQGLCPIAEAAYKVILSLPIWPGMDDSHTKRVIHELEQFQERP